In Bacillus sp. FJAT-45037, the following are encoded in one genomic region:
- the parC gene encoding DNA topoisomerase IV subunit A, protein MSQTERYLDLPLEEVIGDRFGRYSKYIIQERALPDARDGLKPVQRRILYAMYREGNTFDKPFRKSAKTVGNVIGNYHPHGDSSVYEAMIRMSQDWKVRNLLVDMHGNNGSIDGDPPAAMRYTEARLSKISSELLRDIDKETVDFIPNFDDSEDEPVVLPAMFPNLLANGSTGISAGYATDIPPHHLDEVIDGVIMQMEKPETTLNELMNVIKGPDFPTGGTVQGIDGIRQAYRTGKGKVIVRAKTEMEELRGGRQQITITEIPYEVVKANLVKKMDELRFDKKVDGIAEVRDDTDRTGLRIVVELKKEADAQAILHYLLKNTDLQVTYNFNMVAIHNKTPKLMGLQSLIQAYIDHQKDVATRRAEYNLKKAKDRQHIVEGLIKAISVLDEVIATIRSSKDKKDAKANLIKEFVFSEAQAEAIVTLQLYRLTNTDITTLEEEAADLERRIHELEAILGSEKKLISVIKKGLQTIKKQFADPRRTIIKDQIEEIKINMEVLIASEDVMVTVTEEGYVKRTSIRSYTASNGEPPGMKEGDRLLDRLEMNTTDTLLLFTKLGSYLYVPVHQLPDIRWKDNGQHIANLVSLDRDDCIMKAMAVKEFSESESLLFITKHGMAKRSQLSLYQAQRFSKPLMALKLKGDDEVIAIMRTKGEQDLFISTHLGYGLWFGEDEVSLVGQRAAGVKAINLKENDQVIDACSFNKGEKIDLFIVTHRGAVKRMVNTEFDRSSRAKRGLVMLRELKANPHRLIACKKVTNQTEIELLTEKGLRETIRPFSYRNSDRYSNGSFAVDIQRDGLVIEVWQHQTSGKKDA, encoded by the coding sequence GTGTCACAAACAGAGCGTTACTTAGACCTTCCTTTAGAAGAAGTTATTGGCGACAGGTTCGGTCGATATAGTAAATACATTATTCAAGAGCGTGCACTACCAGATGCACGGGATGGGTTAAAACCTGTTCAGCGAAGAATTTTATATGCAATGTACCGCGAAGGGAATACCTTTGATAAGCCGTTTCGTAAGTCAGCAAAAACGGTTGGTAATGTCATAGGTAACTACCATCCACATGGTGATTCATCCGTATATGAAGCGATGATTCGAATGAGCCAGGATTGGAAAGTGCGTAACTTGCTAGTTGATATGCACGGAAATAACGGGTCGATTGATGGTGATCCTCCTGCAGCTATGCGTTATACGGAAGCTAGACTCTCAAAAATCTCTTCTGAGCTACTACGTGATATCGACAAAGAAACCGTCGACTTCATCCCTAACTTTGATGATTCGGAAGATGAGCCGGTCGTGTTACCAGCGATGTTTCCGAACCTCCTTGCTAATGGATCAACTGGTATTTCAGCGGGATATGCAACAGATATCCCGCCGCATCATCTAGATGAGGTCATCGATGGCGTTATTATGCAAATGGAGAAGCCTGAGACGACGTTAAATGAACTAATGAATGTCATTAAAGGCCCAGATTTCCCAACAGGCGGAACCGTTCAAGGTATTGACGGCATTCGTCAAGCGTATCGAACTGGAAAAGGTAAAGTCATTGTGCGGGCTAAGACTGAGATGGAAGAATTACGTGGTGGTAGGCAACAAATTACAATCACAGAGATTCCTTATGAAGTCGTTAAAGCAAATTTAGTTAAGAAAATGGATGAGCTCCGCTTTGATAAAAAAGTAGACGGTATTGCTGAAGTTCGTGATGATACCGACCGTACAGGCTTACGTATTGTCGTCGAACTAAAAAAAGAAGCAGACGCGCAAGCCATTCTGCATTATTTATTGAAAAATACCGATCTTCAAGTAACATATAATTTCAATATGGTCGCGATTCACAATAAAACACCGAAGCTTATGGGCTTACAATCACTCATACAAGCTTATATCGATCATCAGAAAGACGTTGCCACTCGGCGTGCAGAATATAACCTAAAAAAAGCAAAAGACCGTCAGCATATCGTAGAGGGCTTGATTAAAGCAATCTCCGTTTTAGATGAAGTGATTGCAACGATTCGTTCTTCCAAAGATAAAAAAGATGCTAAAGCTAACCTTATTAAAGAATTTGTTTTCTCAGAAGCTCAAGCAGAAGCAATCGTAACGTTGCAGTTATATCGTTTAACGAATACGGATATTACAACACTAGAGGAAGAAGCAGCAGACTTAGAGCGTCGCATTCATGAATTGGAAGCGATTCTTGGTAGTGAGAAAAAGCTTATCTCTGTGATTAAGAAAGGCCTTCAAACAATTAAGAAGCAATTTGCTGATCCAAGACGGACTATTATTAAAGATCAAATAGAAGAGATTAAGATTAATATGGAAGTCCTGATTGCATCTGAAGACGTGATGGTGACCGTTACGGAGGAAGGATACGTGAAACGAACAAGTATCCGTTCTTATACCGCATCAAACGGGGAACCACCAGGGATGAAAGAAGGTGACCGTTTACTCGATCGACTTGAGATGAATACGACGGATACGTTGCTTCTCTTTACGAAGCTCGGCAGTTATCTATATGTTCCTGTTCATCAGTTACCGGATATACGTTGGAAAGACAATGGACAACATATCGCAAACTTAGTCAGTCTTGATCGCGATGACTGCATTATGAAAGCGATGGCTGTGAAAGAATTTTCTGAGTCGGAGTCACTACTATTTATTACGAAACATGGTATGGCCAAACGTTCTCAACTCTCGCTTTATCAAGCTCAACGTTTTTCAAAACCACTCATGGCATTGAAGCTAAAAGGCGATGACGAGGTTATAGCGATTATGAGAACGAAGGGAGAGCAAGATTTGTTTATCTCTACACACTTAGGCTACGGGTTATGGTTTGGTGAGGATGAAGTAAGTCTTGTTGGACAAAGAGCCGCTGGAGTTAAGGCCATTAACTTGAAAGAGAATGATCAAGTGATCGATGCATGCTCCTTTAATAAAGGAGAAAAAATTGATCTATTTATCGTTACACATCGCGGAGCTGTTAAGAGGATGGTGAACACCGAATTCGATCGATCCTCGCGCGCAAAACGAGGACTTGTGATGTTGCGCGAATTAAAAGCAAATCCACATCGTCTTATTGCGTGTAAGAAAGTAACGAACCAAACAGAGATTGAATTACTGACTGAAAAAGGGTTAAGAGAAACCATTCGACCATTTAGTTATCGCAACAGCGATCGTTATTCAAACGGATCATTTGCTGTTGATATACAACGAGATGGTTTAGTGATTGAAGTGTGGCAGCATCAAACGAGTGGCAAAAAAGACGCATAA
- a CDS encoding CoA-binding protein, translated as MGIENPSNEEIKELLHTSKRIAVVGLSANPERTSYMVSEAMQNAGYTIIPVNPTVDEVLGEKAVARLQDIESEVDIVNVFRRSEHLPEVAKDTVQIGAKSFWAQLGVENEEAHDYLQEQGVQTIMNRCIKVEHAKFK; from the coding sequence ATGGGTATAGAAAATCCATCAAACGAAGAAATTAAAGAGCTTTTACATACGAGTAAGCGAATTGCTGTTGTTGGCTTGTCTGCAAACCCTGAACGTACGTCTTATATGGTATCAGAGGCGATGCAGAATGCCGGGTATACGATCATACCTGTCAACCCAACGGTGGATGAAGTGTTAGGAGAAAAAGCAGTTGCGCGATTACAAGATATTGAGAGCGAAGTTGATATTGTCAATGTATTTAGAAGAAGCGAGCATCTCCCTGAGGTCGCGAAAGACACCGTTCAGATCGGAGCAAAATCATTTTGGGCGCAACTAGGTGTCGAGAACGAAGAAGCACATGACTATTTACAAGAGCAAGGCGTTCAAACGATTATGAACCGTTGCATTAAAGTTGAGCATGCGAAATTTAAATAA
- a CDS encoding GNAT family N-acetyltransferase, with protein sequence MPSLTVHTQRLEIRPYQYHDYQNWYNQYINRLPSQQRYDEGRIDMSVCTEPWFYELVDRHQQAIKSDDFYVFGVFRLEDGAHVGVLDLSTLIRNDFQWGRIGYTIHNQFFNQGYGGESVKALLRLAHTKLNYHRIEAHINLDNHASIALANRVGMEYECIRKGFIHEFGEWTDNHIFYSQPMSS encoded by the coding sequence ATCCCTTCACTCACGGTACATACACAACGTTTAGAAATTAGGCCGTATCAATATCATGACTATCAAAACTGGTATAACCAATATATTAACCGATTGCCCTCACAGCAACGTTACGATGAGGGGCGCATTGATATGAGTGTGTGCACAGAGCCGTGGTTTTATGAATTGGTCGATCGACATCAACAGGCGATCAAGAGTGATGATTTCTATGTATTTGGCGTCTTTCGGTTAGAAGACGGGGCGCATGTAGGTGTGCTAGATCTTTCCACCTTAATTCGCAATGATTTTCAATGGGGAAGGATTGGCTATACGATTCACAATCAATTCTTTAATCAGGGCTATGGAGGTGAGTCTGTCAAAGCATTATTACGTCTCGCTCACACTAAGCTAAACTATCACCGAATTGAAGCACATATTAATTTAGATAACCATGCTTCGATCGCCTTAGCCAATCGTGTGGGGATGGAATATGAATGCATTCGGAAAGGATTCATCCATGAATTTGGAGAATGGACAGACAATCATATTTTCTATTCTCAACCGATGTCATCATAA
- the parE gene encoding DNA topoisomerase IV subunit B, translated as MLKGVPILSKKQHLEYNDDAIQVLEGLEAVRKRPGMYIGSTDGKGLHHLVYEIVDNAVDEALAGYGMYIKVTIHPDNSISVSDQGRGMPVGMHKLGKPTPEVILTILHAGGKFGQGGYATSGGLHGVGASVVNALSVWLEVEIMRDGMVYKQRFENGGKPATTLEKKGKTKKTGTTIHFKPDPSIFSVTTYNFETLTERLREAAFLQKGLEIELLDLRGEQATETFCYESGIEAFVEYLNEGKETLHPVVFLSGEHLEIEVELAFQFNDGYTESVLSFVNNVRTRDGGTHELGAKAAMTRAVNEYARKTKLLKEKDKNLDGSDIREGFTSIVSVRVPEAKLQFEGQTKSKLGTSEARSAVDSVVSEKLSYFFEENPDISSMLIKKAIKAAQAREAARKAREDARNGKKSKRRDVLLSGKLTPAQSKNPKRNELFLVEGDSAGGSAKQGRDRKFQAVLPLRGKVINTEKAKLEDIMKNEEIRTIIHTIGAGVGSDFDLDDVNYDKVVIMTDADTDGAHIQVLLLTFFYRYMRPLFEAGKIYIALPPLYKVSRGSGKKEIIEYAWDERELKTATDKVGRGYTLQRYKGLGEMNATQLWETTMDPETRTLIRVKIDDVARAERRVTTLMGDKVEPRRKWIENNVAFGLEEETNILENENLAVVEEE; from the coding sequence ATGTTGAAAGGAGTACCAATCTTGTCAAAGAAACAACACCTTGAATATAACGATGATGCAATACAAGTACTAGAGGGATTAGAGGCGGTTCGAAAACGCCCTGGTATGTATATAGGAAGTACGGATGGAAAAGGCCTTCACCATCTCGTTTATGAAATTGTTGATAATGCCGTAGATGAAGCACTAGCAGGTTACGGTATGTACATAAAAGTTACAATACACCCTGATAACAGCATCTCTGTATCCGATCAAGGACGCGGAATGCCTGTTGGAATGCACAAACTAGGAAAACCAACCCCAGAAGTTATTTTAACGATCTTACATGCAGGTGGTAAATTCGGACAAGGCGGATATGCGACTAGTGGTGGCCTACATGGTGTAGGTGCCTCTGTTGTAAATGCTTTATCTGTTTGGTTAGAAGTTGAAATCATGCGTGATGGTATGGTGTATAAGCAACGCTTTGAGAACGGTGGAAAGCCAGCGACCACACTTGAGAAAAAAGGGAAAACAAAAAAAACGGGTACGACGATTCATTTTAAGCCGGATCCGTCTATCTTCAGTGTGACGACGTACAATTTTGAAACATTGACAGAACGATTACGCGAGGCTGCTTTTCTCCAAAAAGGATTAGAAATTGAACTACTCGACTTACGTGGAGAACAAGCAACAGAGACCTTTTGTTATGAGAGCGGTATTGAAGCGTTTGTTGAATACCTCAATGAAGGCAAAGAAACCCTTCATCCTGTCGTATTTCTTAGCGGTGAGCATCTTGAGATCGAAGTTGAACTCGCTTTTCAGTTTAATGATGGCTATACAGAGAGCGTGCTATCTTTCGTTAACAACGTCCGAACTCGTGATGGAGGAACGCATGAATTAGGTGCAAAAGCTGCGATGACACGTGCCGTTAATGAATACGCAAGAAAAACAAAGTTATTAAAAGAAAAAGATAAAAATTTGGATGGCTCTGATATTCGTGAAGGATTTACGTCCATTGTTTCTGTTCGTGTACCTGAGGCGAAACTTCAGTTTGAAGGCCAAACAAAGAGTAAACTAGGTACGTCTGAAGCACGTTCTGCCGTAGATAGCGTCGTTTCAGAGAAGCTGTCTTACTTCTTTGAGGAAAATCCAGATATAAGTTCAATGCTGATAAAAAAAGCTATTAAAGCAGCTCAAGCAAGAGAAGCGGCTCGAAAAGCTCGTGAAGATGCGCGAAACGGAAAGAAGAGTAAGCGGAGAGATGTCTTACTTAGCGGTAAGCTAACGCCAGCTCAATCTAAAAACCCTAAACGCAATGAATTGTTTCTGGTGGAGGGAGATTCTGCTGGTGGTTCGGCCAAACAAGGACGTGACCGTAAATTCCAAGCGGTACTACCTCTTCGCGGTAAAGTAATTAATACAGAAAAAGCGAAACTCGAAGACATTATGAAAAACGAAGAAATCCGCACAATCATCCATACAATAGGTGCAGGTGTTGGATCAGATTTTGATTTAGATGATGTAAACTACGATAAAGTCGTCATTATGACAGATGCGGATACAGATGGAGCTCATATTCAAGTACTGCTTCTTACTTTCTTCTACCGCTACATGCGTCCTCTGTTCGAAGCAGGGAAAATATATATTGCGCTTCCTCCCCTTTATAAAGTAAGTAGAGGCTCTGGTAAAAAAGAGATCATTGAATATGCTTGGGATGAGCGTGAACTAAAAACAGCAACCGATAAAGTTGGACGCGGATATACGCTTCAACGTTATAAAGGTCTAGGGGAAATGAACGCGACTCAATTATGGGAAACGACGATGGACCCTGAGACAAGAACATTGATTCGCGTAAAAATTGATGATGTTGCAAGAGCAGAGAGGCGTGTGACAACGCTCATGGGCGACAAAGTTGAACCACGAAGAAAATGGATTGAAAACAATGTTGCTTTTGGACTTGAAGAAGAAACAAACATCTTAGAAAATGAAAACTTAGCTGTAGTAGAGGAGGAATAA